The DNA sequence GTTGCGGAGGCGACAGTCATCTTGCCGGCGTCAATCAGGTCGACCATGCCGTCCTGGATGACCTCGGTGTAGGCCTGGATGTTCTCGAACTTGGAGTCCAGCAGGCCTGCCATCACGGCGTTGGGGACGTTGCCCACACCGGACTGCATGATGTAACCGTCGTAGGACAGGCGGCCAGCGGCGACCTCGCCCTCCAGGAAATCAAGGAAGTTGCCGGCGATCTTCTGGGAGATCTCATCGACTGGCTTGAACGGCGCGTTGCGGTCCGGGGTGTTGGTCTCCACCACGGCGACAACCTTGTCGGTGTCGATCTCGATGTAGGACTTACCGATGCGGTCGCCGGCGTTGTTGATTGGGATAGCGATGCGGTTGGGCAGCTTCGGCATGTTCCAGATATCGTGCATGCCCTCGAGGTCGAGGGACTGCCAGGAGTTGACCTCGATGATGATCTTCTCTGCAGCTGCGAGGTACTCAACGTTGTTGCCCACGGAGGAGGATGGCACGATGTGGCCTTCCTCGGTGATGCGGACTGCCTCGACGACGGCGACGTTCAGCTTGCCGAAGAAGCCGTTCTCCACGTACTGGCCCGAGTGGGACAGGTGGATGTCGGAGTAACCCATCTTGCCCTCGTTGATCTTGTTACGCATGATCGGGTCGGAGGCATATGGCATACGGAAACGGACAGCATCGGCTTCTGCCAGGACACCATCGCAGTCAGGTGCGGTGGATGCACCGGTGAACAGATCAATCGCGTACTCGGATCCTGCTGCGTGTGCTTCCTTCGCGCGGTTGGCGATGGCGGTTGGCAGGGCCTTCGGGTAGCCAGCACCGGTGAAGCCGGACATACCGACCTTGTCTCCGGCGTTGACGAACTTGGCTGCCTCATCGGCAGACATGACCTTGGAACGCAGCTTCTCCGAAGCAATACGATCTGACATTGGTTACCTCCTCAGGTGACCGGGAACCACACCACATGGTGCGGCACCGGCGAAATGATGTCTTGCGGCGCACAGTGAACACATAAAGATACCGAGGTTGTGGCTTTCTCCCGGATGGAAACCCCTTGAGATGGTCACTCAAAGGGATTAACCACCGCCCGGCGAAATCACTACCGCGGATGCTTTATGATGTACCCCACTTTATTATGTTGTGCTCATAAGGATAAACCATTCGATGGATGAATGTCCGAATTTGGGGTGTGATCAGCACTAATAGAGACCATTTTCCACCCCCTCCTTGACACGTGCCGTATCTACAGGCACGCAGATACCAAAGGTTTCGGGATGGAATCTACTGATTCTCAGGCCACTTCATCCGCAACGCAGGGGTAACAAGGTTCACAATCCGGGACAACGGAGCGGATCTGTGCATAGGGGATCAGCTCACAACCACCGCCCGCATTTTGCCCACTGCGGTATAGGGAGGACAATGGGAAGTGTGACTCTGAAGATCGGACCCTTTGACCTCGCTTCCCCGGTGATTCTGGCCCCCATGGCCGGGGTCACCAATGTGGCATTCCGCACGCTGTGCCGTGAGCAGGAACTACAGCGCACCGGGACGATATCGGGGCTCTATATCTGTGAGATGGTCACGGCGCGAGCCCTGGTGGAACGCAATGAGAAGACCCTCCACATGACCACTTTCGCCCCGGATGAGAATCCCCGCAGCCTGCAGCTGTACACGGTTGATCCGCAGTACACCTATGAGGCCGCGAAGATGATCGTGGATGAGAACCTGGCTGATCACATTGATATGAACTTCGGTTGCCCGGTGCCCAAGGTCACCCGCCGTGGTGGTGGCTCGGCGATCCCGTACAAGCGTCGCCTCTTTGAAAACATCGTCTCCGCCGCCGTCCGCGCGACCGAGGGCACGGACATCCCGGTCACCGTGAAGTTCCGCGTGGGCATTGACGACGAACACCACACGCACCTGGACGCCGGACGCATCGCCGTGGATGCCGGCGCCAAGTCAGTGGCCCTGCACGCCCGCACCGCAGCCCAGCGTTATTCCGGTGAGGCTGATTGGAATGAGATCGCCCGCCTCAAGGAGCACCTGGCTGATACGGGTGTGCCTGTTCTGGGCAATGGAGACATCTTCGCCGCCGATGATGCCACCCGCATGATGGAACAGACCGGCTGCGATGGTGTGGTGGTCGGACGCGGTTGTCTCGGCCGCCCCTGGTTGTTCGCGGAGCTCTCCGCAGCAGTCCGCGGCGAGGCCATTCCGGAGGAACCCACCTTCGGTGAGGTCACACGGATCATCCTCCGCCACGCCGAACTACTCATGCAGCACGACGGTGAACTCAAGGGCATCCGCGATCTGCGTAAGCACATGGGTTGGTACCTTCGCGGCTTCCCGGTCGGCGGGGAATTCCGGGCCAACCTGGCACGTGTCTCCACCTATGTGGAACTCGAAGATCTCCTGGCGCCCTGGGCGGATGCCACCGACAGGGCAGAGGACGCCGATGGGGCCCGCGGCCGGAAGGGATCTTCCGCCAAGGTGGCACTTCCCGACGGCTGGCTGGACGATCCGGAGGACGATACCGTGCCGGTGGGCGCTGAGATGGAGAACTCAGGAGGCTAGGCTCCCCACCTCCAGCTTTGTCTCGACCAGTAACTCTCTATGGCCTGCGGTCCCGTCATGGAGGGCTTATAGTGGTGCGCATGCGTATTGCATACAGACAGCAACTCGACCAGTTTGCACATGACCTGATTATCCTGTGCGACCTCACCAGGGACACCATGGCGAAGGCATCGGATGCCCTCCTTCGCTCCTCTCTGGCGTCCGCGGAAGATGCCCTGTCCAATGCCGACCAGCTGGAGGAGATCCGCTTACGCTGTGAGGTGCAGGCGGTGGAGCTCCTCGCACTGGAAACCCCTCTGGCCCGCGATCTGCGCCAGGTGGTCTCCTCCATCTATATCGTTGAGGACTTCAGTCGCATGGGTGCGCTCGGAATGCATGTGGCCAACGCGGCCCGGCGCCGTCACCCGGAACCTGTGGTACCTGCCGAATTCCAGGGGTATATTCAGGAGCTGGCTCGCTTAGTGGATGAGATGACGGACAAGATCCGTCAGATACTCATCAACCCGAACGCAGACATCGCTCTTGACCTCGCCTCCGATGATGACGCCGTGGATGATCTCCACCACCACCTCATGCGGATCCTCACCGCGCGGCCGTGGAAATACAGCGCACGCAACGCGGTGGACCTGGCCCTGTTATCGCGTTTCTATGAGCGTTTCGCTGACCACACGGTGAATGTGGCTGCCCGCATTGTTTATCTCTCCAGCGGCCTCCAACCCAAGGAGTACATGCGCAAGCGCAAGCACGATGAGATCGAGGCCGATGTGGAACGCCGCTGGATGGAGTTGGAACGCCAGTTCAGCAGCCGCCAGATCAACCCCGGCACGCAGGGCCACTAACGTCGCGTCAGCTCCACAGGCACGGAGATATATCCGCCCAACGGGTAGGTGGCACGCACGGCCCCAGCAACCGTCGGAGTGACCACCCATGTCTGGACGAGCGCCCGGGTAAAAGCGCGC is a window from the Corynebacterium faecale genome containing:
- a CDS encoding acetyl-CoA hydrolase/transferase family protein — its product is MSDRIASEKLRSKVMSADEAAKFVNAGDKVGMSGFTGAGYPKALPTAIANRAKEAHAAGSEYAIDLFTGASTAPDCDGVLAEADAVRFRMPYASDPIMRNKINEGKMGYSDIHLSHSGQYVENGFFGKLNVAVVEAVRITEEGHIVPSSSVGNNVEYLAAAEKIIIEVNSWQSLDLEGMHDIWNMPKLPNRIAIPINNAGDRIGKSYIEIDTDKVVAVVETNTPDRNAPFKPVDEISQKIAGNFLDFLEGEVAAGRLSYDGYIMQSGVGNVPNAVMAGLLDSKFENIQAYTEVIQDGMVDLIDAGKMTVASATSFSLSPEYAEKMNNEAARYRESIILRPQQISNHPEVIRRVGLIATNGLIEADIYGNVNSTNVSGSRVMNGIGGSGDFTRNAYISSFITPSEAKGGAISAIVPFASHIDHTEHDVMVVISEYGYADLRGLAPRERVSKMIALAHPDYRPLLEEYYARATSGDNKFMQTPHDLATAFDFHRSLAKNGSMKLQDQLV
- the dusB gene encoding tRNA dihydrouridine synthase DusB, with the protein product MTLKIGPFDLASPVILAPMAGVTNVAFRTLCREQELQRTGTISGLYICEMVTARALVERNEKTLHMTTFAPDENPRSLQLYTVDPQYTYEAAKMIVDENLADHIDMNFGCPVPKVTRRGGGSAIPYKRRLFENIVSAAVRATEGTDIPVTVKFRVGIDDEHHTHLDAGRIAVDAGAKSVALHARTAAQRYSGEADWNEIARLKEHLADTGVPVLGNGDIFAADDATRMMEQTGCDGVVVGRGCLGRPWLFAELSAAVRGEAIPEEPTFGEVTRIILRHAELLMQHDGELKGIRDLRKHMGWYLRGFPVGGEFRANLARVSTYVELEDLLAPWADATDRAEDADGARGRKGSSAKVALPDGWLDDPEDDTVPVGAEMENSGG
- a CDS encoding phosphate signaling complex PhoU family protein, with the protein product MRIAYRQQLDQFAHDLIILCDLTRDTMAKASDALLRSSLASAEDALSNADQLEEIRLRCEVQAVELLALETPLARDLRQVVSSIYIVEDFSRMGALGMHVANAARRRHPEPVVPAEFQGYIQELARLVDEMTDKIRQILINPNADIALDLASDDDAVDDLHHHLMRILTARPWKYSARNAVDLALLSRFYERFADHTVNVAARIVYLSSGLQPKEYMRKRKHDEIEADVERRWMELERQFSSRQINPGTQGH